The nucleotide window GAAACGTAGAACCTTCTGTAAAATAGATATGTTTATCGGGGAATGCATCATGTAGAGTGCTTTGTGCCTCAACCCTACCTTCATAAAGGTGAAAAGCAGTCCCATCCACATACTTTGACGCAACAGTATCATTAAAAATAGTCATAGGAAAATCCAAATTATTCCAATTATGGTCCCAGCACCATATTTTCGTTGTTATCCCTGACTTCTCGAAGCAAGGTCCTAAAAAATCACGAATAAAATCTCTTTGTTCCTCTGCAGTCCAAACACATGTGGGGTAATCCTTATCATTCATTTGAGGCTCATTCTGAACGGTTATCGCATAAATCGGGATACCTTCTCCTTCATAAGCCTCTACATATTTTTGCAAATACTTCGCATAAACAGGATAATGTTCCCTTAACAACACCCCGCCATTCATCGTCTTGGTATCCTTCATCCAACCAGGCGGACTCCATGGAGAAGAAAAGAATAGGACTTGTGGGTTTTTCTGTTGGACTAATTTTACGATAGGAATAACGTAATTACGGTCTTTTTCTATTGAAAACCGTGTTAAGTCAATATCTACCTCTCCGTCAGGACAGTCGTTGTATGAATAATATGGCTCACCGACAAAATCTGAGGTACCTATACATAACCGCATTAGATTCATACCTATCCCTTTATCAGGGTCTACAAGTTTTTCTATAACTTCTTCCCTTGTTTCTGGGGATAATTTCATTAGATTTGAACATGTAGCATGCTCTAATGAACCGCCCATACCTAATATTGACTGGTATTTCTCCTCCGAATTTATCTCAATAAGGATATTTTTCGACTTCTTATATTTTTCTAATCGAACTACCTGCTCCGTCAAAGCATATTTACCATCTTCAGAACTTATCCACATTCGCACTACACCTTGTTCCTCAGCACATAAATGTACGGTATTAAAAAGCGAGGTAACGCTTAAGCATAAAACAGGTACGAAACATCTAAAATGAAACATAACTCATTACCTTTCTTGTAAAATAAATAATAATTTTTTCTTTATAGTATAGCCTCTTTCATCTATTATAATTATGATAGGAAATAAAAATTAATAAATAGTATGGATAACCATTTACAAATTATATATGATTATCATGAAAAAACGAAACACAGACCCCATCGTTATGCACGGTCTTTGGGCTATTTGGATTGGGATAACGAACCTACACCATTCCGAACGTTTGAGGGCTCTGAACACGTAAGACTCTCACTACCTACTAAAGACTCTTCACCCTCTTTTTACAAAGCATTCTACCAATCTGAAACCATCCCCTCTATTCCTATGACAATAGACTCTATCTCGCATTTACTTCTTTATTCGTTAGGGATATCCGCATGGAAGGAATATAGAGGCTCAAGATGGGCAGTCCGTTGCAACCCATCCAGTGGCAACTTACACCCAACAGAGACATACTTAATTATTCCTCAAGGAAACCTCGACCATAAAAATACCACTCTCTACCACTACGAACCTTTCGAACACATCCTTGAAAAAAGAGCCTATACTTCACAAACAACTACTGACGATGTTGCCCCAAACTGCTCATATTTCTATATTGCCCTGACATCTCTCGTATGGCGTGAGGTATGGAAATATGGAGAACGGGCGTTAAGATATTGCTTATTAGACATTGGTCATGCAATCGGTGCAATAATCTTTTCCGCAATGGCTTTGGGGTGGAGAGTCGCAGGTATTCAAGGGATGGACTTATACCAATTATCAAACGTACTTGGGCTAAACCGCACTGAATATAAATATGTCGAAAAAGAATTTCCACAGATAATTTTAGTTATTTACCCAAAGGAAAAGGCTTTACTCGCCCCACAACTACAATATCAATTGCAAAATCTTGTGTTTGACAAATGGCACGGAATACCCTCAAAAGTAAGCCCTCAAACAATTCAATGGGAAATAATAGATAAGACAATGTCCACCCTGTTCGACTGCTCAACGAATTATCCCTGGAGTGAAAACAATACTAATAATTCCAATAATACATATCAACCCAATAACTCTACATCGTGTCCTGACGTGCCCGATTCACCTACCTGCTGGGCTCTATTCCGAAAAAGAAGAAGTGCTCACTCTTTCAATAGTAATGCGACCTTTCCTAATCAAGGTTTTCTACAACTACT belongs to Candidatus Hydrogenedens sp. and includes:
- a CDS encoding glycoside hydrolase family 30 beta sandwich domain-containing protein, producing MFHFRCFVPVLCLSVTSLFNTVHLCAEEQGVVRMWISSEDGKYALTEQVVRLEKYKKSKNILIEINSEEKYQSILGMGGSLEHATCSNLMKLSPETREEVIEKLVDPDKGIGMNLMRLCIGTSDFVGEPYYSYNDCPDGEVDIDLTRFSIEKDRNYVIPIVKLVQQKNPQVLFFSSPWSPPGWMKDTKTMNGGVLLREHYPVYAKYLQKYVEAYEGEGIPIYAITVQNEPQMNDKDYPTCVWTAEEQRDFIRDFLGPCFEKSGITTKIWCWDHNWNNLDFPMTIFNDTVASKYVDGTAFHLYEGRVEAQSTLHDAFPDKHIYFTEGSTFLSRGAVKIIEIFRNWARSYNLWVICLDWQRKPNRGPHHASPTMIVLKEDNTIEYRFDYYMYGQFMKFVKRDAVRIFSTQGGRYFNNVAFLNPDGTIVLVVANAESKEQNVSVRCSNMFFNSEIPAKSVVTYILKNNS
- a CDS encoding SagB family peptide dehydrogenase — encoded protein: MDNHLQIIYDYHEKTKHRPHRYARSLGYLDWDNEPTPFRTFEGSEHVRLSLPTKDSSPSFYKAFYQSETIPSIPMTIDSISHLLLYSLGISAWKEYRGSRWAVRCNPSSGNLHPTETYLIIPQGNLDHKNTTLYHYEPFEHILEKRAYTSQTTTDDVAPNCSYFYIALTSLVWREVWKYGERALRYCLLDIGHAIGAIIFSAMALGWRVAGIQGMDLYQLSNVLGLNRTEYKYVEKEFPQIILVIYPKEKALLAPQLQYQLQNLVFDKWHGIPSKVSPQTIQWEIIDKTMSTLFDCSTNYPWSENNTNNSNNTYQPNNSTSCPDVPDSPTCWALFRKRRSAHSFNSNATFPNQGFLQLLKDLHFANQHFLKPIINNVPRISLLFFIHNVENLESGIYTYVSQPSHINIVEHCLISEGDNITPILDNFPLYLCITGNCRHISEHLCCGQEIARDGVLCISMFTDVIKELEQTNGFSYTTLHWEAGFIGQLLYLEAELNQMSGTGIGCFFDDEIYKIKRPDAMQKNLNPLYYFTIGKAIPDPRIKTSPPYQNTNI